A genomic stretch from Bradyrhizobium sp. 195 includes:
- a CDS encoding glycine betaine ABC transporter substrate-binding protein has product MSLLADPRWGEALAHLPDYLGNHVRVSLAALALGLAVSLPLAILTRNRPAPRAILLAIASIVQTVPGLALLALFYPLLLLAASVTLAWFGVSFSAFGFLPAMLALALYSMLPVLRNGITGLNGIDPALIEAAKGVGMTARQSLLMVELPLALPVMMAGIRTAAVWVIGTATLSTPIGQTSLGNYIFAGLQTQNWVFVLFGCFASALLALAVDQLLGLIEAGLRHRSHARTALGAAGIAALVAATLVPSMGRSSQGYVVGAKTFAEQYVLSALLRDRLQAVGLSATARSGLGSSVIFQALKAGDIDLYVDYSGTLWANQLHRTDIKPRAELVAELKTALAKDNITLLGELGFENAYALVMPKKRAEALGVRTIADLAAHASSLSIAGDYEFFSRPEWAALQKAYGLSFRAQRQMQPDFMYAAVASGEVDVIAGYTSDGLIAKYDLVALEDPRHAIPPYDAILLLAPKRAADEKLEAALKPLLGKIDIATMREANLRASGNDANSSPDAVAKWLWEKVGGR; this is encoded by the coding sequence ATGAGCCTGCTCGCCGATCCGCGCTGGGGCGAGGCGCTGGCGCATCTGCCCGATTATCTCGGCAACCATGTGCGGGTAAGTCTCGCCGCGCTCGCGCTCGGTCTCGCGGTCAGCCTGCCGCTGGCGATCCTGACGCGTAACCGCCCGGCACCGCGAGCCATCCTGCTCGCAATCGCCAGCATCGTGCAGACGGTGCCGGGGCTGGCGCTGCTCGCGCTGTTCTATCCGCTGCTGCTGCTGGCCGCATCCGTCACGCTGGCCTGGTTCGGCGTATCCTTCTCGGCGTTCGGCTTCCTGCCGGCGATGCTGGCGCTGGCGCTCTATTCGATGCTGCCGGTGCTGCGCAACGGCATCACCGGGCTCAACGGCATCGATCCCGCGCTGATCGAGGCCGCCAAGGGCGTCGGCATGACCGCGCGGCAGTCGCTGCTGATGGTCGAGCTGCCACTGGCGCTTCCGGTGATGATGGCGGGCATCCGCACCGCCGCGGTGTGGGTGATCGGCACCGCGACGCTGTCGACGCCGATCGGGCAGACCAGCCTCGGCAATTACATCTTCGCCGGGCTTCAGACCCAGAACTGGGTGTTCGTGCTGTTCGGCTGCTTTGCCTCGGCCCTGCTGGCGCTTGCCGTCGATCAGCTGCTCGGCCTGATCGAGGCCGGCCTGCGTCACCGCAGCCACGCCCGCACCGCGCTCGGCGCGGCCGGCATCGCAGCGCTGGTCGCCGCAACGCTGGTCCCCTCGATGGGGCGCTCGTCGCAGGGTTATGTCGTCGGTGCCAAGACATTCGCCGAGCAATATGTGCTGTCGGCCCTGCTCAGGGACCGCCTTCAAGCCGTCGGCCTGTCCGCGACAGCGCGCTCGGGCCTCGGCTCCAGCGTGATCTTCCAGGCGCTGAAGGCCGGCGACATCGATCTCTATGTCGATTATTCCGGCACGCTTTGGGCCAACCAGCTGCATCGCACCGATATCAAGCCACGCGCCGAGCTGGTCGCCGAGCTGAAGACGGCGCTGGCCAAGGACAACATCACTTTGCTCGGCGAGCTCGGCTTCGAGAATGCCTATGCGCTGGTGATGCCGAAAAAGCGCGCCGAGGCGCTTGGCGTCCGTACCATCGCCGATCTCGCGGCACATGCATCGAGCCTGTCGATCGCGGGCGACTATGAATTCTTCTCGCGCCCGGAATGGGCCGCGCTGCAAAAGGCCTATGGCCTCTCCTTCCGCGCCCAGCGCCAGATGCAGCCCGATTTCATGTATGCGGCGGTTGCCAGCGGCGAGGTCGACGTGATCGCCGGTTACACCAGCGATGGGCTGATCGCGAAATACGATCTCGTCGCGCTCGAGGATCCCAGGCACGCGATCCCGCCCTATGATGCCATCCTGCTGCTCGCGCCGAAGCGCGCCGCTGACGAGAAGCTCGAGGCAGCGCTCAAGCCCCTGCTCGGCAAGATCGATATCGCCACCATGCGTGAAGCGAATTTGCGCGCCAGCGGCAACGACGCGAACTCGTCGCCGGATGCGGTGGCGAAGTGGCTGTGGGAGAAGGTAGGCGGGCGATAA
- a CDS encoding ATP-binding cassette domain-containing protein: protein MPSKLAISYHHVTKSFGPLRAVDDVSLDIAEGEFLAVVGGSGSGKTTLLRLANRLIEADSGTITVESENVRDVDPVALRRRIGYVFQAGGLFPHLSVADNIGITPRLLGAPAAGIATRVDELLELVQLDRDAHRDRLPEALSGGQRQRVGVARALAAKPRIVLMDEPFGALDPLTRDALGDDYRSLHRKLGLTTVMITHDMTEAILLADRIAVMRGGQLLAQGTPTELSNSSDAYVLELLRTPRRQVERLNALLPTSGAA, encoded by the coding sequence ATGCCCTCGAAGCTGGCGATCAGCTACCACCACGTCACCAAGAGCTTCGGCCCGCTCAGGGCCGTCGACGATGTGTCGCTCGACATCGCCGAGGGCGAATTTCTGGCCGTCGTCGGCGGTTCGGGCTCCGGCAAGACGACGCTGCTACGGCTCGCCAACCGGCTGATCGAGGCCGATAGCGGCACGATCACCGTCGAGAGCGAGAACGTGCGAGACGTTGATCCGGTCGCGCTGCGGCGCCGGATCGGCTACGTGTTCCAGGCCGGCGGGCTATTTCCCCATTTGAGCGTCGCCGACAACATCGGGATCACGCCAAGGCTGCTGGGCGCGCCGGCAGCGGGTATCGCGACACGCGTCGACGAGCTGCTGGAGCTCGTGCAGCTCGATCGTGATGCGCACCGCGACCGCCTGCCGGAGGCGCTCTCGGGCGGTCAGCGCCAGCGCGTCGGCGTGGCGCGGGCACTCGCGGCGAAACCCCGCATCGTGCTGATGGACGAGCCCTTCGGCGCACTCGATCCCCTCACCCGCGATGCGCTCGGCGACGACTATCGTTCCCTGCATCGCAAGCTCGGCCTGACCACCGTGATGATCACCCATGACATGACCGAGGCGATCCTGCTCGCCGACCGCATCGCCGTGATGCGTGGCGGACAATTGCTCGCGCAGGGCACTCCCACCGAGCTTTCGAACAGCAGCGACGCTTACGTGCTGGAGCTGCTGCGTACGCCGCGGCGCCAGGTCGAGCGGTTGAACGCGCTGCTGCCAACGAGCGGTGCGGCATGA
- a CDS encoding ABC transporter ATP-binding protein — MSTPTAVALEDAKVAFRLGDGRVYTAVEKAHLAVAQGEFVAIVGPTGCGKSTLLNVAAGLLKPAAGNVKIFDRPLAGLNRDAGYLFQADALFPWKTALDNVAIGLEIKGTPRTEALPRAQKWLTSVGLGAFAGRYPHMLSGGQRKRVALAQVLIRDPKILLMDEPFGPLDAQTRQVMGNLLLDLWNADRKAVLFVTHDLEEAIALADRVVIMSAGPSSRIIGDWRVSLPRPRDIFEVRLDKEFHALHREIWSVLKDEVMKGYAQSTHAAEAV, encoded by the coding sequence ATGTCGACGCCCACGGCAGTGGCGCTGGAAGATGCCAAGGTCGCGTTCCGGCTCGGGGACGGTCGGGTCTATACGGCGGTGGAGAAAGCCCATCTCGCGGTGGCGCAGGGCGAGTTCGTGGCCATCGTCGGCCCCACCGGCTGCGGGAAATCCACGCTGCTCAACGTTGCGGCCGGGCTGCTGAAGCCTGCCGCCGGCAACGTCAAGATATTCGACCGGCCGCTCGCGGGGCTGAACCGGGATGCCGGCTACCTGTTCCAGGCCGACGCCTTGTTCCCGTGGAAGACCGCGCTCGACAACGTCGCGATCGGGCTCGAGATCAAGGGCACGCCGCGCACTGAGGCGCTGCCGCGCGCCCAGAAATGGCTGACCTCCGTCGGCCTCGGCGCATTCGCGGGTCGCTATCCGCACATGCTCTCCGGCGGCCAGCGCAAGCGCGTGGCGCTGGCGCAGGTGCTGATCCGCGACCCGAAGATCCTGCTGATGGACGAGCCGTTCGGGCCGCTCGATGCGCAGACGCGCCAGGTGATGGGCAATCTGCTGCTCGATCTCTGGAACGCCGACCGCAAGGCGGTGCTGTTCGTCACCCATGATCTCGAAGAGGCGATCGCGCTCGCCGACCGCGTCGTGATCATGTCGGCCGGGCCGTCTTCGCGGATCATCGGCGACTGGCGCGTGAGCCTGCCGCGCCCGCGCGACATCTTCGAGGTGCGGCTCGACAAGGAGTTCCATGCGCTGCATCGCGAGATCTGGAGCGTGCTCAAGGACGAGGTGATGAAGGGCTACGCCCAGTCCACGCACGCGGCGGAGGCGGTCTGA
- a CDS encoding ABC transporter permease encodes MSRPTLLALQILVAVVCIVLWQVLSTVPVFGKILLPPFFFSNPFDVFSQIVKWFSSGVIWKHLGITLTESILAFVIGSAGGVLVGFWFARQPLVAAVFDPYVKMVNALPRVVLAPIFALWLGLGIWSKVALGVTLVFFIVFFNVYQGVKEVSRTVLDNGRMLGMSERQLMRHVYWPSALSWMFSSLHTSVGFAVVGAVVGEYLGSAAGLGYLIQQAEGVFDVAGVFAGMFVLSAFVILIDYGVTLVERRLLVWRPAATDGRG; translated from the coding sequence ATGTCGCGCCCGACGCTGCTTGCGCTGCAAATTCTGGTTGCGGTCGTCTGCATTGTGCTGTGGCAGGTGCTGTCGACCGTTCCGGTGTTCGGCAAGATCCTGCTGCCGCCGTTCTTCTTCTCCAATCCGTTCGACGTGTTCAGCCAGATCGTGAAGTGGTTCTCGTCCGGCGTGATCTGGAAGCATCTTGGCATCACGCTGACGGAATCGATCCTGGCCTTTGTGATCGGATCAGCCGGTGGCGTGCTGGTCGGCTTCTGGTTCGCGCGCCAGCCGCTGGTGGCCGCCGTGTTCGACCCCTACGTCAAGATGGTCAACGCGCTGCCGCGCGTCGTGCTGGCGCCGATCTTCGCGCTGTGGCTTGGGCTTGGCATCTGGTCGAAGGTCGCGCTTGGCGTCACGCTGGTTTTCTTCATCGTGTTCTTCAACGTCTATCAGGGCGTCAAGGAAGTCAGCCGCACCGTGCTCGACAACGGCCGCATGCTCGGCATGAGCGAGCGGCAGTTGATGCGGCACGTCTATTGGCCCTCGGCACTGTCCTGGATGTTCTCCTCGCTGCACACCTCGGTCGGCTTTGCCGTGGTCGGCGCGGTCGTCGGCGAATATCTGGGATCGGCGGCCGGGCTCGGCTACCTGATCCAGCAGGCCGAGGGCGTGTTCGACGTCGCCGGCGTGTTCGCCGGCATGTTCGTGCTGTCGGCGTTCGTGATCCTGATCGACTATGGCGTCACGCTGGTCGAGCGGCGGCTGCTGGTGTGGCGGCCGGCCGCGACGGACGGGCGGGGGTAG
- a CDS encoding cupin domain-containing protein encodes MNRFTAGLSIAAAFAAGCGATHLLRPALAAENITAQIIHTGEMEGDALGSANAVGFRSKMFASADGATISIQVGNVPKHMHPNTNEIQYILDGTGTIWLGDKEVTVKPGDLVIIPKGTPHGGTKPISGQVKAIAIKTPPQAPDDTKLLD; translated from the coding sequence ATGAATCGCTTTACAGCCGGGCTGTCGATTGCCGCCGCCTTTGCCGCCGGATGCGGCGCGACCCATTTGCTCCGGCCGGCACTCGCCGCCGAAAATATCACCGCGCAGATCATCCATACCGGCGAGATGGAGGGCGATGCGCTCGGGTCTGCCAATGCCGTTGGCTTCCGCTCCAAGATGTTCGCCAGCGCGGACGGCGCCACCATCTCGATCCAGGTCGGCAACGTGCCCAAGCACATGCATCCCAACACCAACGAGATCCAGTACATCCTGGACGGCACCGGCACGATCTGGCTCGGCGACAAGGAGGTCACGGTGAAGCCCGGCGACCTCGTCATCATCCCCAAGGGCACGCCGCACGGCGGCACCAAGCCGATCAGCGGCCAAGTCAAGGCGATCGCGATCAAGACCCCGCCGCAGGCGCCCGACGATACCAAGCTGCTGGATTGA
- a CDS encoding ABC transporter substrate-binding protein, with protein sequence MKNTIARLAGALLALTLTTGFAAAQSKVTIAIGGGSCLCYLPTVLAKQLGEYEKAGLNVELVDLKGGSDALKAVLGGSADVVSGYFDHCVNLAAKKQELQAFVVYDRYPGLVLVVAPSRTNDIKSVKDLAGKKVGVSAPGSSTDFFLKYMLKKNGIDPTSAAVIGVGLGATAVAAMEQGQIDAAVMLDPSVTVLQGSHKDLRILSDTRTQKDTLETFGGEYPGGALYSTAAWVNSHEKETQGLTNAILATLAWIHSHSPEEIMAKMPEETVGKNKDLYLAALKNTIPMYSETGKMDPKGADAVLSVFSVGSPEVANAKIDVSKTFTNKFVEQAKKTTGNAK encoded by the coding sequence ATGAAGAACACGATTGCCAGGCTCGCCGGCGCGCTGCTCGCGCTGACGCTCACCACCGGTTTTGCCGCGGCGCAAAGCAAGGTCACCATCGCGATCGGCGGCGGCTCCTGCCTGTGCTATCTGCCGACGGTGCTGGCAAAGCAACTCGGCGAATACGAGAAGGCCGGCCTCAATGTCGAGCTGGTCGACCTCAAGGGCGGTTCGGACGCGCTCAAGGCCGTGCTCGGCGGCAGCGCCGACGTGGTGTCCGGCTATTTCGACCACTGCGTCAATCTGGCCGCCAAGAAGCAGGAGCTGCAGGCTTTCGTGGTCTATGACCGCTATCCCGGCCTCGTGCTCGTGGTCGCGCCCTCGCGAACCAACGACATCAAGTCGGTCAAGGATCTCGCCGGCAAGAAGGTCGGCGTCAGTGCGCCGGGCTCCTCCACCGACTTCTTCCTGAAGTACATGCTCAAAAAGAACGGCATCGATCCCACCAGCGCCGCTGTGATCGGCGTCGGCCTCGGTGCCACCGCCGTCGCCGCGATGGAGCAGGGCCAGATCGATGCGGCCGTGATGCTCGATCCCTCCGTCACCGTGCTCCAGGGCAGCCACAAGGATCTGCGCATCCTCTCCGACACCCGCACGCAGAAGGACACGCTCGAGACCTTCGGCGGCGAATATCCCGGCGGGGCGCTGTACTCGACGGCGGCCTGGGTCAATAGCCACGAGAAGGAGACGCAGGGGCTCACCAACGCGATCCTCGCCACGCTCGCCTGGATCCATTCGCACAGCCCTGAGGAGATCATGGCGAAGATGCCGGAAGAGACGGTCGGCAAGAACAAGGACCTCTATCTCGCCGCGCTGAAGAACACGATCCCGATGTACTCCGAGACCGGGAAGATGGATCCGAAGGGCGCGGACGCCGTGCTTTCGGTGTTCAGCGTCGGCTCGCCCGAGGTGGCCAATGCCAAGATCGACGTCAGCAAGACCTTCACCAACAAGTTCGTCGAGCAGGCCAAGAAGACGACGGGGAATGCCAAATAG
- a CDS encoding NUDIX hydrolase — protein sequence MASPIIHRVTTLDLAVRPIVWPFAEERRAEIAAHFAEKQHERPKIWNGPVLLGCDPVFTDGHFASTYFETDFASFLAWRDWGFPGPAVFNGFGMGALRTSDGAFVMGEMAQHTANAGRIYFPSGTPDLDDVRDGRLDIPGSVVREIEEETGLTAADYRAEPDWHCIVSGPTIAMMQVLNLDMPGDQARALIEANLAREDEPELSAIHLVRGMSDLTQTMPRFVTAFIEQQFASR from the coding sequence ATGGCGTCACCAATCATTCATCGCGTCACGACGCTCGATCTTGCCGTGCGGCCGATCGTCTGGCCGTTCGCCGAGGAGCGGCGCGCCGAGATCGCGGCGCATTTCGCCGAAAAGCAGCACGAACGGCCGAAGATCTGGAATGGCCCCGTGCTGCTCGGGTGCGATCCCGTATTCACGGACGGCCATTTCGCTTCGACCTATTTCGAGACCGATTTCGCAAGCTTCCTCGCCTGGCGCGACTGGGGCTTTCCCGGTCCCGCCGTGTTCAACGGTTTTGGCATGGGCGCGCTGCGCACGTCAGACGGCGCCTTCGTGATGGGCGAGATGGCCCAGCACACCGCCAACGCAGGCCGCATCTATTTCCCGTCGGGCACGCCCGATCTCGACGACGTCAGGGATGGCAGGCTGGACATTCCCGGCAGCGTCGTCCGCGAAATCGAGGAGGAGACCGGCCTGACCGCGGCGGACTATCGGGCCGAGCCGGACTGGCACTGCATCGTCAGCGGCCCCACGATTGCGATGATGCAGGTGCTCAATCTGGACATGCCCGGCGATCAGGCTCGCGCTCTGATCGAAGCCAATCTCGCCCGTGAGGACGAGCCTGAATTGTCGGCCATTCATCTCGTGCGCGGGATGAGTGATCTCACGCAGACCATGCCGCGATTTGTCACGGCCTTTATCGAGCAGCAGTTCGCTTCGCGCTGA
- a CDS encoding ABC transporter substrate-binding protein — MRLRMAARLVRGLVVAISATGLVVSAQAQDKKIKIGVVFDLTGPLAGGGSELNYVGTKIILDHFAKSGVEGYKIEAVYADAQSKPDIAINESVRLLEQEKVDMVLGFFSSAQCVPVAARVEQLKKFMWMTTCISSAVFNEKGYKYVFRPQASGDQFGLMTMDFIAQNAKEKFGKEPKELRVAIIHEDGAYGVDVSKGNEAGAKKAGFNVVLKEGYSATAPDLSPLVTKLKRAKPDVIFHTGYNPDITLLLRQAREQGLRFGALMGHGAGYGVYEKLKEGMGADATYIFNADPISIWLANQKTMDPKLSPVIKMVGEEFDKIRPGVAIRSAHVGIGASNTYVFMADVLPRAIKKYGGVDPDALRKAALDTDIPEGGTMLGFGVKFYGEGTPMAGQNERSFPVVIQYLEDKSHVVWPKSQAQREAVLPLPKGTTYSNQ; from the coding sequence ATGCGCCTGCGCATGGCTGCCCGGTTGGTACGTGGGCTGGTGGTCGCGATATCGGCGACGGGCTTGGTGGTGTCCGCCCAGGCTCAGGACAAGAAGATCAAGATCGGCGTCGTTTTTGATTTGACCGGGCCTTTGGCCGGCGGTGGCTCCGAACTCAATTATGTCGGCACAAAGATCATCCTCGACCATTTCGCCAAGTCCGGCGTCGAGGGCTACAAGATCGAGGCGGTCTATGCCGACGCGCAGAGCAAGCCCGACATCGCCATCAACGAATCCGTTCGCCTGCTCGAGCAGGAGAAGGTCGACATGGTGCTCGGCTTCTTCTCCTCGGCGCAGTGCGTGCCCGTAGCCGCCCGCGTCGAGCAGCTCAAGAAGTTCATGTGGATGACGACCTGCATCTCGTCGGCCGTGTTCAACGAGAAGGGCTACAAATACGTGTTCCGGCCGCAGGCGAGCGGCGACCAGTTCGGCCTGATGACGATGGATTTCATCGCGCAGAACGCCAAGGAGAAGTTCGGCAAGGAACCGAAGGAACTGCGCGTCGCCATCATCCACGAGGACGGCGCCTATGGCGTCGACGTCTCCAAGGGCAACGAGGCCGGTGCGAAGAAAGCCGGATTCAACGTCGTGCTCAAGGAAGGCTATTCGGCGACAGCGCCTGATCTGTCCCCGCTGGTGACCAAGCTGAAACGCGCCAAGCCCGACGTGATCTTCCACACCGGCTACAATCCGGACATCACCCTGCTGCTGCGCCAGGCGCGCGAGCAAGGCCTGAGGTTCGGCGCGCTGATGGGGCATGGCGCGGGCTATGGTGTCTATGAGAAGCTGAAGGAAGGCATGGGGGCCGACGCCACTTATATCTTCAACGCCGACCCGATCTCGATCTGGCTGGCCAACCAGAAGACCATGGATCCGAAGCTCTCGCCCGTCATCAAGATGGTCGGCGAGGAGTTCGACAAGATCCGGCCCGGCGTTGCCATCCGCTCCGCCCATGTCGGCATCGGCGCGTCCAACACCTACGTGTTCATGGCGGATGTGCTGCCGCGGGCGATCAAGAAGTACGGTGGCGTCGATCCCGATGCGCTGCGCAAGGCGGCGCTCGACACCGACATTCCCGAGGGTGGCACCATGCTCGGCTTCGGCGTGAAGTTCTACGGCGAGGGCACGCCCATGGCCGGGCAGAACGAGCGCTCGTTCCCCGTCGTGATCCAGTATCTCGAGGACAAGTCTCATGTGGTGTGGCCGAAGAGCCAGGCGCAGCGCGAGGCCGTGCTGCCGCTGCCGAAAGGCACCACCTACAGCAACCAGTAG
- a CDS encoding ABC transporter ATP-binding protein, whose translation MLEVSGLVKRFGGFTAVNNVSFQVDQGEILGLIGPNGSGKSTIFNMLSGTLAPTSGSIMFGGSEIAGLAPHRIINSGIGRTFQIPRPFRRLTIFENVALAGFYGQGRHSRARAEEAAERSLAMVGLPTDRHASVDGLGAAGLKKLELAKALATSPKLLLADESLGGLDEAEMDQAANMLRNIRDELGITIIWVEHIMGVLMRVVDRVMVLDHGEKISEGLPSAVAGDPRVIEVYLGTDAETTQAAAAEARRRAGG comes from the coding sequence GTGCTGGAAGTCAGCGGGCTGGTGAAGCGGTTCGGCGGCTTCACCGCCGTCAACAACGTGTCGTTCCAGGTCGATCAGGGCGAGATCCTCGGCCTGATCGGTCCCAACGGTTCGGGCAAGAGCACGATCTTCAACATGCTTTCCGGCACGCTGGCGCCGACATCGGGCTCGATCATGTTCGGCGGCTCCGAGATCGCAGGCCTCGCGCCGCACCGGATCATCAACAGTGGCATTGGCCGTACCTTCCAAATACCGCGGCCGTTCCGCCGCCTGACCATCTTCGAGAACGTCGCGCTCGCCGGCTTTTACGGCCAGGGCCGCCACAGCCGGGCCAGGGCGGAGGAGGCGGCCGAACGATCGCTGGCGATGGTCGGCCTGCCGACCGATCGCCATGCCAGCGTCGATGGCCTCGGCGCGGCCGGCCTGAAGAAGCTCGAGCTGGCCAAGGCGCTCGCCACTTCGCCAAAGCTCCTGCTCGCCGACGAGAGCCTCGGCGGTCTCGACGAGGCCGAGATGGATCAGGCCGCCAACATGCTGCGCAACATCCGCGACGAGCTCGGCATCACCATCATCTGGGTCGAGCACATCATGGGCGTCTTGATGCGCGTCGTCGATCGCGTCATGGTGCTCGATCACGGCGAGAAGATCTCGGAAGGCCTGCCGAGCGCGGTCGCGGGCGACCCGCGCGTGATCGAGGTCTATCTCGGCACCGATGCCGAGACCACGCAGGCCGCGGCCGCCGAAGCGCGCCGCCGCGCGGGAGGCTAG
- a CDS encoding ABC transporter ATP-binding protein: MLELRAVNAGYGTFQALFDVNLDVKAGEAVGVIGPNGAGKTTLMRVISGLIRPSRGSIRMEGVDVVATPPHKIVSLGIAHVPENRRLFPQLSVDDNLKMGAFMKEARGHYAERIEVVFDLFPRLKERRHQMAGTMSGGEQQMCAIGRALMSNPKLLLLDEPSAGLAPVVVQQVFELVKRIRASGLTVLIVEQNVQQVLKVVDRAYLIEAGTIRASGTSAEMLASDTVKEAYLGV, from the coding sequence ATGCTGGAGCTCCGCGCCGTCAATGCCGGCTATGGCACGTTCCAGGCGCTGTTCGACGTCAATCTCGACGTGAAGGCCGGCGAGGCCGTCGGTGTCATCGGCCCCAACGGCGCCGGCAAGACCACCTTGATGCGCGTCATCTCCGGCCTGATCCGGCCCTCGCGCGGGTCGATCCGGATGGAGGGCGTCGACGTCGTGGCAACGCCGCCGCACAAGATCGTCAGCCTCGGCATTGCGCATGTGCCGGAAAACCGGCGGTTGTTTCCGCAGCTCTCGGTCGACGACAATCTCAAGATGGGCGCCTTCATGAAGGAGGCGCGCGGTCATTATGCCGAGCGGATCGAAGTCGTTTTCGACCTGTTTCCGCGCCTGAAGGAACGGCGCCACCAGATGGCCGGCACCATGTCCGGCGGCGAGCAGCAGATGTGCGCGATCGGCCGTGCGCTGATGTCGAATCCAAAACTGCTGCTGCTGGACGAGCCGTCGGCGGGGCTGGCGCCGGTCGTGGTGCAGCAGGTGTTCGAGCTGGTGAAGCGGATCCGCGCCAGCGGGCTGACGGTGCTGATTGTCGAGCAGAACGTGCAGCAGGTCCTGAAAGTGGTCGATCGCGCCTATCTGATCGAGGCGGGCACGATCAGGGCGTCCGGCACCTCGGCCGAGATGCTCGCAAGCGACACCGTCAAGGAAGCGTATCTCGGGGTATGA
- a CDS encoding branched-chain amino acid ABC transporter permease gives MQAFLDIFDIYLLEAVINGILLGGVLALLALGLNLIFGVIDVTWICYAELVMIGMYAMYFMVQYYGISYFVAAPLTILLVAVLGAALHYLVIAPLLTAPPINQLLATGGVLFVLQSFATVAFGIDFRNLGIRLPVLAFGDMNFSYARLLSFLAALVGMVAVYLFMTRTFTGTAIRAISQDRQIMALMGVDTRRIYLITSALGGALAGLAACLLVLQYDVHPFVGLSFGPITFLICVLGGLGNFIGGFIAAFVFAEIISLGGLFSDLEWGYVLAFAFFIVMMFIRPAGLLARRR, from the coding sequence ATGCAGGCGTTCCTGGACATATTCGACATCTATCTGCTGGAGGCCGTGATCAACGGCATCCTGCTCGGCGGCGTGCTGGCGCTGCTGGCGCTCGGGCTCAACCTGATCTTCGGCGTCATCGACGTGACCTGGATCTGCTATGCCGAGCTCGTGATGATCGGCATGTACGCCATGTATTTCATGGTGCAGTATTACGGCATCAGCTATTTCGTTGCGGCCCCTCTCACCATTCTGCTGGTCGCGGTCCTCGGCGCGGCGCTGCATTACCTCGTGATCGCGCCGCTGTTGACCGCGCCGCCGATCAACCAGTTGCTCGCGACCGGCGGGGTGCTGTTCGTACTGCAGAGCTTTGCCACCGTCGCTTTCGGCATCGACTTCCGCAATCTCGGCATCCGCCTGCCGGTGCTCGCCTTCGGCGACATGAACTTTAGCTACGCGCGACTCCTGTCATTCCTGGCCGCGCTGGTCGGCATGGTCGCCGTCTATCTGTTCATGACGCGCACCTTCACCGGCACCGCGATCCGTGCCATCTCGCAGGACCGCCAGATCATGGCGCTGATGGGCGTGGACACCAGGCGGATCTATCTCATCACTTCGGCGCTCGGCGGCGCGCTGGCGGGGCTCGCCGCCTGCCTTCTGGTGCTGCAATATGACGTGCATCCCTTCGTCGGCCTCTCCTTCGGGCCGATCACCTTCCTGATCTGCGTGCTCGGTGGCCTCGGCAATTTCATCGGCGGCTTCATTGCCGCCTTCGTCTTCGCCGAGATCATCTCGCTCGGCGGCCTGTTCTCCGATCTCGAATGGGGTTATGTGCTCGCCTTCGCCTTCTTCATCGTCATGATGTTCATCCGGCCTGCGGGCCTGCTCGCGAGGCGCCGATGA